acctgctgcgttgatgcatccaaTCATTAAACCTTGGCCTTTTAGAGGATGGGGCTTGGACTTTGTAGGGAAGATTCATCCTCCTTCGTCAAAGGGTCATTGTTTTGTGATTGCGGCCActgattatttcaccaaatggACTGAAGCAATTCCCCTcaagaatatgacacatcgaGAGGTGATTGAGTTTATTACCGAGCATATTATACATAGATTCGAGATTCCTCAAAtattgacaacggatcaagggaCATCATTTATATCTAAAGAGGTACGTGAGTTTGTTGAATCTTATGGTATtaaattgctcaattcatctccatattatgctcaagcTAATGGTCAAGCCGAGTCTAGCAATAAGATTTTGATTAAGCTCATAAAGAAGAAGATTGAGGAAAATCCTAGAAGATGGCATGAAGTATTATCTGAAGCtttatgggctcatcgtattTCTAGACATGGAGCTACCAAAGTCACACCGTTTGAGCTTGTCTATGGTCAAGAAGCCGTTTTGcccgttgaggtgaatctggCTGCCTATaggttggcaaagcaaaatgatCTTGATTCTGATATATATTATgctttgatgatggataatattgatgaggtgaccgacaagcgtctAGAAGTCttagaaaaaattgaaaaagacAAGAGGTGAGTGGCTCGAGCATATAACAAGAAGGTAAAGATTAAATCCTTTCAAATTGGTGATTTAGTTTGGAAGACTATTCTACCTATAGGAATAAAGAGCAAAAAGTTTGGCAAATAGTCGCCAAATTGGGAAGGACCATATCGGATTGTGAAGGTATGCTCTGGGAATTCTTATATGGTAGAGACTTTGCAGGGATTTCGGTTGCCAAGAGCACTTAATGGGAAGTACTTAAAGAGGTATTATCCAAGTGTTTGGCAAAGTGCTTGAAAGGGTATGGCCGATATATTGATATCGCCCTTAGAACAAAAAATGTCCGATAATAGAGGATGACCCTTAGACTAATTTATTGTTTTCTGGTACACGTTGCTTTACCAAAAAATATGGGGGCACATGTTGATGGCAAAAAATGGCAAAGATCCGATCTGGCTTGGACGGCCGGTCTAACTGCCTGTGACATGCGGTCTGACCAGCCAGGTCCTATAGCCGATCTGGCTATGTGCCACACGGTCTGACCTCCTGTCatagccggtctgaccggctgtccccgagtccgagtagaattaggattTTCTTGAGATTTAAGATCTGTAAAAGAATTTCCTTGCGGGGGcaagacctccccaccctataaatataaatataaagaaTTTCTTTGCGGGGGCAAAATAGTACCCTCTATTAATAGAGGGTACTGGATCCAGCCatccggcgcgcggccgcgaaCAGGCGCCCCTCGCTGCTGGGGCGCCGAACGGCAGCCTCGGTCGGGCGCCACGCGGGGCCAAATGGGCAATCCTCCGAATCAGCCAAGGGCAAAACCGCAAAAGGCACCGCGGGGCGCGGCCGGTTGCCCTGGTgcgtgggcggcagcggccgggaATGCGGCAGATGGCTGGCTGCCCGgggccccctcccctcctgttTGTCTCGGTCGTGGTCACGTTCTCGGTCCTCGCcgtttctcttttctttctcgTCGCCTCGTGGCGCCGCATGCGGACAAGCTGCGGTTCTTGGTCATCACGCCGCTAcaggcctacagcctccccgtCCCGCTCTGCTGCATTCACTCAGTTAGCTCCAACATCCTCCAGcctaataatatttttctctcacaccccTCCAACACCAGCTTCCAGCCATCAGCGAGCCAACAATATTTCTCTCATACCACTCTAGCCACCAGTTCCAACTCCAGCCCAGCAAACATAGTGATTGTGGCCTGCTGGATGACCGTGCTGGATCTCGTCTGCGGCACGGGGCCGCACAGCGGTTCTGTCCCTGCATTGCAGGATCGATTTATCCTGTTCGAGCAAGTATAATGCTGAGTTGgatgagaaagaaaaagagaccgGTGAGAAGTGGGTTGTAAGATTACAGCCCGCTTAAACACAAGAACCAAGAAAATATGTGAAAGTGACATGTGGACCATATATTTATAGAGAAGAGTTAACCACTATATATGTAGActgatactccctccattcacttttgatagatatattttaaaaacttaaatatttacaaatgatagctatatttgctaatggcatgggctgtggcaataaatagcactggtaacgaggagtttccagttaaagcattggaggaccaacaaaaaaatccgtgttgtatttattatatgataagtAAAGTTGTTTTtcttggtcattgtgtcaagatgaaatatagctatcaaaagtgaacggagggagtaggtatTAACCTTGATCTTCTCCGCTCTCGACTCCTAGTCTTGACTCTTTTACTCACCATCTGGTACAGCATCGTGTGCTACAGTCACGGTGTGCATActacacaaatttttttttgcgcaaAGCATACTACACAATTGCAATCCCGCGTTTAGAAATTGATTTGCCCATCGGTACCAGTACCACTAGGACATGTTGAGGCTAAATAGGAGGGTTAAGATGTTGCAACATTTTTGTCTGCTGCTTGCAACCTGTGTCGCTAGATGGTCCCTGTCATAGACCAAAGTTTTCAATGCCTCGTCATGAACAGAAGTTTATACAAAATCGTCGTGGACAGTGTCCTTATCCAAAACAATGAAATgcacacaaaccatttcattttTCATTGTCCCATGAGATGAATAATTCATCGAAAAATGGCTATGTAAAGAgttaggggttgtttggttccagggactttttttttagtccctggaactttttagtatttagaagtattaaataaatgttaattataaaactaactgcagaatcctggggctaaacagcgagacgaatctaatgaggtatcttaatccatgattagcgaatggttactgtagcatcactgtagcaaattatgaattaattaggctcatcagattcgtctcgcgaaaaagcactcaactgtcaaaaaacatttataaacagattttatttaatactataaaatagtaagattccttttgatgtgatagggacttctgaaaaaagtctTGTAGCCAAACAAGGCCTTAATGGGTTGAGACATGAGAGATGAACACGATCTGGAACGATGAACGACAATAGTGACTAAAGTGAAAATAGCTAAGATCCTCTCCAATGGGCAGCTCTTAGGCTAGTTCCAacgggggtcggtaccgacccccgccggtcggtaccgacccggctaccgacccgcgccggtcggtaagcgcggaaaccgagagcgcggggcggtagcgctaccgaccggccgggcggtcggtaccgaccggcatTGGAGCCGcggccggtcggtaccgactcCGCGTCCGGTCGGCTGCCACGCGGCGCTCTGTGATTGGCCAACGGCTGCCAcgtcagcgccacgtcagctAGCAGTTGTATTTAGCCGTTTTTGACTGTTTGGACtccaaaaaattcgaaaaaaattccaaaaaaatcacaaatttcgtCCCCAACTCATCTATAAATAGAGAGGGCTGGTTGGAGCTCATTCCACACCTCTCACTCCCCATTTCACCCACTTCCTCTCTCAAATTCTTTATTTTAAATTGTCGTTTAATTTTTATTTCGAATTTTTATgtaatttctgaatttttaaatttaataaagTGGTTTTGCTGTGTCAATTTAAATCATAGAGCAACGCGTTCTGAAATGGTTAAGTCTGGAATGGAGaagctgacgtggcgctgatGTGGCTGTGGGCTGAGGCTGCAGGCTGACTGATGGAGCGCTGAGGTCGAGTGGGCTGGCGAGAGCTGACATGACGCTGACGTGGCTGTGGCTGTGGGCTGGGGCTGCAGACTCGCTGTTGGAACCAGCCTTAGGTTAGCTCTTAGATTGTTTATTCGATGAACAGTGTCAAAAGGGTACAAAAAGGTATATAGTACATCATCAAATGGGTTGGCTTTTTGCTAGATTTTAACCGTCTCATAGCGTTTTTTATTCATTGAACATTGCAATCTTGATGTGACCAGCTCTAACAGAAGGAAGTGTCTTAGTAATTCTCCTGCATATACAGGAATTTCTTATGACGTTTTTTTTATAGGAATATCCTATTGCAACGCTCTGTCGCTCTGTcactaagaaaaaaaatgggaacGAGAATTCTTTAATTCAAGAAGCGAAGGGTCTACCGCGGCGAACGAGGCGTCGCATTATTGCACACTCATCGTTCGCACTCAACTCCACAAGGCaattcgttcaaaaaaaaaaaaactccacaaGGCAATAGTAGGGGACGCCATTATTAACCATTCAATCAAGCTCTACTCCAATCGAATCAAAATTTTACCGAACCACTccaatctctctctcctctcatcTGTCATCTTGTAGGCAAGCTACGCTAGCGTCTGAAGCGGTGGGAGGAGGGAGGCAGCGGCTACAGCGGCCGAGGTCCCCGTTCGCGCCCACCGAGGCGTCGCGCACGCGGCCACCCGCACCCAGGCGCCGTCTCGGGGGAGTGAGGCGTTGTGGCCGGGCAATGGCGGGCGCTCCGGGTCGATCCGTGGATCTGTAAGGTGCGGTGAGGAGGGTGCAGGCTGGTGCGTGATgggatctgggagcagcaagCCCACCTCCTCTtcatcctcgtcgtcgtcctcggcggCATCGGAGGCTGGCGGCGAGGTTAATAGGGGGAATGGGAGCGTGAAGGGGCGGCGGGCGAGGAGCCTGCTGCCAAGCTCCTCCTGCTTCCGCGGCTCCACGACgccgggcgacggcgacgcttCCCCGCCACCGGCAGTTGAGGTGAGGGCGACTCCCGGCATCCTCGATTCGTTTGCGTTGTTTTGTTGTTGGTGGTTAAAAACCCAAAGCTGCGAATCCGCGCGGCTGGTAAACGCGTCATGAATCGGGGTGAGGGAAGGGCGTTTCCGTAAATGGAATGCGGATATGTGGTAGATCTCGTCGTCGCGAATTTATTGCTTCGTGAATCGAGCAACGAGTCTCCGTCTGTGAGCGAGCATTTCTGTGGGATTGGGATTGTTCAGTGCCTTCTGTTTTggtttcaaatttcaaaaactGAATTCCGAACATTTTTATGGAATAAGTCAATTCTGATTAGTTCAATGTGTCACAAAAGTTCCTCCCCGTCAATTACTGTTCCTCTTTGATGGACTGTTTGGTTCAGAATATGTCATATATCAGAATAGTTGGCGACCTGGAAGTTTACGAATTTAAACTTTTTGTATGTGATGCACTAAAATGCACTATGGTTTATGAATGAATGATGCAACTTGTTGGAACTAGATAGGTTACTTTGTTGGATTGTCAACTTCTTTCTTAATTCCTGTCTTGTTTTGCTGTTATAGTTAAGGGCAATTCCCTAATTAATTTATGCATTTGTGTACCTTTCCAGTCTAACAAGCAAGGGGAGACTACAAACCTTCCTTCAGTTGCTCACTCTGCAAAGTCCGATGAAGATGCTTTCACGGTGCCTAAATCTCGCCCAGGTGAAGGGACATCAGCGCCTTCATCAGATAGCGAGAGAGACCAAGATGATGATGTGCTGCAGAATGCTGCTGCCACCAGCACATTGGGAGCTGTGGCCAGTCAATTGCCAAATCCTTCTGACAGGTCAAGGCCACGTTTCGGTGCCAACTTTGGGTTGAGTAGGGCCGTCAGCTTGGGATCATCAGTAGCCTGCTCTATTCTTTCATCTGGCCTATCTGCTTCAGCTACACCAGGTGAAAGCCATGAAGGGGTGAACATCTCTTCTGATGCAATTATCTCCCAACAAGGTTCTGCACTGACTGCTGGGATTGATTCGACTCTGGATATGCTTAGAGATAGTGTCACAGCACAAGCTAGAGCAGCTCGTCAGGCTAGGAGAAATCTGCTAGAATCTGAAGATGCTAGCTTGAGAAACTCCTATAGGAGGACAGGATCCCAGGAGCCTTTCGAAGGCAGTGTTCGATTTAGCCGAACATTAAGCGTTGGACGGCTTCGTGACAGAGTTCTCAGGAGAACTACGTTCTCTGATGGGCTATTCACTCCTTCCCTTCTTTATGATAGGGCAGTGTGGCCATCAGGAAATGGTAGTGCTAGGCAGGATTCAGCAATAATGCAAAGGACTAATTCAGATAGAAGTTCAGAATTGCGATCTGATCGTTCAACCAACAGCGCGTACAATTCTAGCTCCGAGACCCTGAGAGAGGCAAGTAATCGGGATCTACTGGAGCGCAGATCAGCTTTTCTTGAAAGGAGGAGAAGGATACGATCCCAGGTGACCTGGAGTTCAACTATTTCCGACCTTGCTTGTTACCTCTGCATATTATATAACTTTTGCTATCTTAGCAGGTCAGAGCTCTCCAAAGATTGGGCAGCAGGTTTGAAAATTTATCTGGTCATGAGAGGTCCTGCATACTATCTGGTCAGCATAGAACTGGAAATTGTAACTGCCGAACAAGCGGCCCACCTGGTAATCCTGATGAAGAAACTAGCACAAGGGCTAGCATATCAAGAATTGTTATGTTAGCAGAAGCACTTTTTGAGGTATATGCGAGTATTTCTGGTTAGTTCTATTCTTGACTGGAGAAAGATGCTAACTTGCTTAGATACTTTTATGGCTTTCAGGTTCTGGATGAAATCCACCAGCAGTCTACTGCATTATCATCATCAAGACCATCTTTTTCTTCAATTGGATCAGTTCCTGCTCCAAGGGAGGTTGTTGAGTGTCTTCCTGTGAAGGTTTATAGAAAGCCATTGAAATATCGAACTGAGGAGGATGCACAGTAAGACATTATCAGACTTGTTTAGAATGATGTTTGAATTTTGTTCTTGTATGTATGAATTTTAAACAGCTTTAGCCATGTGTTTCACTTTTTCATAAACAGAACTAGTTGTACCTTTTGCTCTAGTAAACGTGATATCCTTACACATGATTGAAATTTAATACTTAAAGCTACTGATATTTGCCCATAAAGTCCAGCTACATTCGATTTTAAGGCATCCATGAAAAGTTTTGCAATGGGCATGTGGTCTCTACAGTTGCCATTTAAGTTGGTAGTTCATTTCCAGTTGTCTAGCACATGTATGTTTTATGAGTGGGACTTGATATTATATGTCACTGTACTTGTCCTTTAACCTTGTGACCATGTATTATTGTGCAACATCTCATTCGCCTCTTCAATGCAGATGCTATATTTGCCTTGTTGAATATGAGGAGGGAGACTGTGTCCGTATACTTCCATGTAATCATGAATTTCATCTAACATGTGTAGATAAATGGCTAAAAGAGATTCACAGGTATGcttttcttcctttttccaTAAACGATCTTtatgtccttttttttttaaaaaaaaagatgatgtTTCTAATCCATGTTACAGCTCTGTGAATCTTTTTAATTGTATCATAATAATTGCAGAATCAACATGCTTCGATTATATCCTTAACATGACAGCTCTGTAGTCTGTAGGTATCCTTTATGTTCTTTATGACATTATTTAACGAAAAACATATATTCTTTGTAATTGTAAAGTTAGTTTCTTGAAAATTATCTGGACTATATTTGGTTCAAAATTAAATCATTAACCTGGATTTTATTGACACTCCCAAAATTTGCCATTTACTGCCAGATCGACATTTAGCTAAGATGGATTACTACCGAATATCATCATTGTTCTGCTTCCAGATTAGACTGACATATATGATTGGCATTATAAGGCAGCAAGCCATTGATGTGTGTGTTTTTCCCCCTAGTGGTTAACCATGTCTAGTCCTGAATTGCCAAATGTTTTGTTATTTTGGGATCCCTCAAATTTTTGAGCCACAAGCAATTCGTGGACTCAGATATGATTTTATCAGAAAAGACTAAGATGCTTAAACATTTGTGTCTGTTCTGTTAAAATTCTCACTTGATCTTATTAATTACAGATGTCTTCCTTTTAAAATTATCTTGATCTCCACCGGACCTCAAATTTAAGTAgcgtaacctgacaggctgacATTAATGTTTTAGATATCGATATCTTCATGGGAACATCTTGTTCACTGAACTTAAGACTTAGCTGGCCATAAATTTCATATCAGAATTTTTTTTACTCGGGAGTTCCTAAAAAACCTTAGGTGGTAAAGACTTTCTGCTGATATGAATTTGTCTGTCTTTCTAGGGTTTGTCCACTTTGTCGTGGTGATGTCTGTAGATCTGATGCATCCAGCATTGGGAAAGTCAGCTAATTCTTTCTGGCTGATTCTCTCTTGAGAATTCAGCTTCATCTGGAGAAAAACTGGAGCTCCTGGCATGGTTCTTCGATCCAATCCCtacaaaacctgcaaaacatCTCTTGCAGGTGTTGTTTCATTGTTTTTTATCTTCTCTCATGATCAGAACAGCTCAGGATGCTCCTGTATTGTATGGTGAATTCGCATCGCAGTCATCCCTTTATGAAACAGATGACATGCCATGTGAATTTGGGATTCTTGTACGGTGGGGGAAGTTTGTTGATATTGGTTTGTTAGTTTCCGATTTCTCTGGATGTGATGTCTGAACAAATTGAGGCGATTCATGTCGGGTGCAGGCATTCCGGACAACTGTCAAATCTATCCGCACAAGATGGTTCCTATTGGACTGGgactgaaatttttggatttgtaCAGATGTTTTTCAGTCGCCGGAAAATAGCACTTCACTTGGAACTACCATTCTTATAAAGTCGTTCCAGTCGTTTATCGTAGACTTGGATCTAAAAGAGTAGCTCTCTGACTGTCTGACCCATGCCCAGGTTGGGCGTCGGATGGCCCACCTGTCGCTATTCTCCTCCATGGCCTACTGCCACTGTGCCATCATTGACCTCATGCCTGCCAGCCCAACGCAGCGGCTATTCTTATTCGCTGCTGGGGCATGGCTTTGGATCATACGGTCTGACGAATCTATTTCGTACTGCTGAATTTGACCCTGTCATATCGAATGTTTTGATgctaattagaaatattaaatatagattaatgaCAAAACTCATTTCATAACCCCTAGGCTAatttacgagatgaatctaatgagcctaattaatccatgattagccaATGTGATGTTAcaataaatatgtgctaattatggattaattagacttaatagactCGTCTTGCAAATTAGCCTAGGggttatgcaattagttttacaaTAATATCATGTTTAGTCCTCCTAATCGGCATctaaacatttgatgtgacaaGGCCAAACTTTAGCCCCTGAAATCCAAACACTTGGAGTTAGGGTCTTGGAGATAGTTTGTGAAATTTAGCAATTATAAATCAAAGATTAGGAAGGCTAAATATGATCTAATTATACAACTAATTACACAGATGAACGTGAAATCAtgagacaaatctattaagcctaattaatcgtcATTAAAGATTGTTTATTGTAGCACGTCATTATCTAATCATGacctaattaggtttaatagattcatctcgtaaacTCGCTTAGGGGTTATGTAATGGGTTTTATCATTATCTAAAAGAAATGTAATGGGTTTTATCACTTATGCACATCAAAGGGAGGCGCGCCCTACAAATACAGAAAAGTGCAAAACCGTGAAGCGCCTAAGAAAGCCggaaggagggagtaacacTTATAATTCGTATCAAATATTGAATTTATTGTAGCGATAAAACTAGTTGCGGAACTAAATAGGGGTCAGTCACAAACCTGTAGCAATTGTTTTACCTTATAACATCGACAGTCCCAAACTACGTAGCTTTGACCTTCAATATCTGCTTGTTCGATCTTATCCCCCAACCCCAagcatgtattttttttttgagccaaTCATGAGAGCTTCATTAAGCAACAGCAGGATTACAATCTGTCTCCACCACCCTTAtcaatcggggggggggggggggggagacagTTAGCCACAACTCATTCGGGTTGGCCTCCGAGGCTAGACTCGCACATACGTGAGCCGCCTCGTTGCCCTCCCGGTACACAAAAGATAATTTGAAAGCCACAAAAATCCTACTAAGCTCTCTGATTTCTTGCCATAGGCCAGCCATCACACTTCGCTCGCCCATCTCGGATTGCAACATGTTAAAAAGAGAGAGATTATCCATATCCAAGATTGCTCTTTCACATCCTCGCGAAGCAGCCAAAACCAATCCATCTCTGGCCGCCAGCGCCTTGGCTGTCTGGGCATCAGCAAGGTGCATGTATCTCTGTGCAGCACCTGCTATTAGCACTCCATCGGCATCCCTGATCACCGCACCTCCTGAACCAGTAGACGAGTTCGCTTGGAAGGCAGCATCTGTATTCACCTTGTACCAACCGGGGTCTGGCTTCTTCCATTTCTGTCTCTCCCGAGCTGGTCTATCTTTAGCTCCCAAGTCAATGCATAATAGATCCTCAACCATCGACGCAACATGCTTAATCGCTGCCAAAGAATTCCATTTCTCTTTTCCATGCCTTCGCGCATTACGGCCTGACCATAGCGACCACACTCCACATATGACTAGGGCCGTGTCCTCCTCCGAAAATCCCTCCCCAGGCAACAATTCCCATGTCCACGTGGCCGGGTGCAGAACTGGAAGTTTGCATCATGTGACTTCCTTTGCAGCCTGCCAAAACCGAAGTGCAAAACTACATTTGAAGGCCACATGAAACAAGGTCTCCCCCGGTTCTCCACAAGTCTCACAATGGTCCTCCTGTGACACATGTCTCCTCTTCAATTCACCTTTTGATGGAATAAAATTGTTCATTGCTCTCCACCAAAAGATACGAATCGGTGGAATCTTAAGCTTCCACGACTTCTTCCACCAATGGTTCATGTCAGATGACCCCGCTTCATTTTCAGCTGCAGCTTCCTTTTGGTCACTCTCTTCCTTCAACATCATGTAGCAGGATCGGACTGAATAAACCCCATTCCGCTCAGGAGCCCATGCAAGCACATCATCAGTCATGCGAGAGCCAGGTTTTAGCTTAAGAATTTCTTCCGCGTCCAACACAGCAAAAGAATTCCTCACCAATTGTTCATCCCAAACTCTTGTGCCTGGTATAAATAACTGATGTACATATTCAAGATCTAGGTTCTCCCTTCGAGTTAAAGGCCGTCTCTGACTTGAGTGCCCAAGCCAATTTTCAGACCATATGTTGATGTTTCCAGGTCCCACTCTCTTGATCAAACCCTTCACTAGAGAATCTCGGCCATATAGGATCGCTCGCCATGTTTCCgagcttttccttttcttggttgCATTCAGGAAGTCACCATCTGCATAATACTTTCCCTTCAGCACCTTAGCACAAAGTGAGGTCTCATTAAGAGCCGCCAACCTTGCTTACCCAGCATTGCTTGGTTAAACAGCGGCATATCCCTGAAACCTAAACCACTCTTACCCTTTGATCTGGTTAGCTTTATCCATCTTTGCCAATGGATCTTGTGACTATCAATGGAGCTGCCCCACCAAAAGTTCGATATGTAGGTCCTCATTTTATTGCATATAGGTGCAGGAAGTTTAAAACAACTCATCGGGTATGTAGGAACAGCCTGAGCATTCGCCTTGAGCAAAACCTCTCTTCCAGCACAACTGAGCAGATTCTCCATCCATTCGCCATGCCCCTAATCCGATCAGTGACATAATTGAAAGTACCATCAGCCACTTTCCCAACTGCAGTCGGCAGGCCTAGATATCTTTCCCCCAACGCTTCAGTAGGTATTTCCAGTCTTTCATGCATTACCTGCTTCACCTCATCATCACAATTATCACTGAAAAATACCGCTGATTTTCCTTTGTTCACAAGTTGTCCCAAGCCCCTGTTGTACATGTCTAGGATTTCAGAAATCTTGTCTGCTCCTCTCTCCGATGCTTGAGTAAAGATCAGGCAATCGTCAGCGAAGAGTATATGGGAAATCCACGGCGTTCGGCAACTGACCCGTATTCCTTTCGAGATGTACTGCGGGCCCCTTGCTTTCAACATGCTTGTTAGGCCTTCTGAACAT
The Panicum virgatum strain AP13 chromosome 6N, P.virgatum_v5, whole genome shotgun sequence genome window above contains:
- the LOC120679317 gene encoding E3 ubiquitin-protein ligase RLIM-like, which encodes MGSGSSKPTSSSSSSSSSAASEAGGEVNRGNGSVKGRRARSLLPSSSCFRGSTTPGDGDASPPPAVESNKQGETTNLPSVAHSAKSDEDAFTVPKSRPGEGTSAPSSDSERDQDDDVLQNAAATSTLGAVASQLPNPSDRSRPRFGANFGLSRAVSLGSSVACSILSSGLSASATPGESHEGVNISSDAIISQQGSALTAGIDSTLDMLRDSVTAQARAARQARRNLLESEDASLRNSYRRTGSQEPFEGSVRFSRTLSVGRLRDRVLRRTTFSDGLFTPSLLYDRAVWPSGNGSARQDSAIMQRTNSDRSSELRSDRSTNSAYNSSSETLREASNRDLLERRSAFLERRRRIRSQVRALQRLGSRFENLSGHERSCILSGQHRTGNCNCRTSGPPGNPDEETSTRASISRIVMLAEALFEVLDEIHQQSTALSSSRPSFSSIGSVPAPREVVECLPVKVYRKPLKYRTEEDAQCYICLVEYEEGDCVRILPCNHEFHLTCVDKWLKEIHRVCPLCRGDVCRSDASSIGKVS